One genomic segment of Flexivirga aerilata includes these proteins:
- the thiO gene encoding glycine oxidase ThiO, translating to MTSVAVLGGGVIGLSAAWELARRGADVVLVDVPLPGRSSPVAAGMISAAAEVDYGETGLWELTSRSQAQWPGFAADLERAAGRPVGLRRTGTLLVATDRDEQLRLERRLKLLADLGVDADRLDRRELRRKEPALAPSVRGAAWLPDDLCVERGQALAALRAAVTAAAVRTVEAEGRVLTRDGRAVGVELADGLVAADHVVLCGGWRSAAAVDASAALPDVRPVKGELIDLELPAPAVTSTVRAVVDRVPVYLVPHDDTRLTVGATSTDVGADTAPTVRAALELLSAATTLVPELRDARIAAHRVGLRPASADNHPSMGVSPMPGLILATGHYRHGFLLAPLTASIVADSVMAARTEGDS from the coding sequence ATGACCTCCGTCGCCGTTCTCGGCGGTGGCGTGATCGGGCTGTCGGCCGCCTGGGAGCTCGCCCGGCGCGGCGCGGACGTGGTGCTGGTCGACGTGCCGCTCCCCGGGCGCAGCTCGCCCGTGGCAGCCGGGATGATCTCGGCCGCCGCCGAGGTCGACTACGGCGAAACCGGGCTGTGGGAGCTGACCTCGCGGTCGCAGGCGCAGTGGCCGGGCTTCGCCGCCGACCTGGAGCGCGCCGCCGGCCGGCCGGTCGGACTGCGCCGCACCGGCACGCTGCTGGTCGCGACGGACCGCGACGAGCAGCTGCGTCTCGAGCGGCGGCTGAAGCTCCTCGCCGACCTGGGCGTCGACGCCGACCGGCTTGACCGGCGCGAGTTGCGGCGCAAAGAGCCCGCGCTCGCTCCCTCCGTGCGCGGAGCGGCCTGGCTGCCCGACGATCTCTGCGTCGAACGCGGCCAGGCCCTCGCGGCGCTGCGGGCGGCGGTGACCGCAGCCGCTGTGCGGACGGTCGAGGCCGAGGGCCGGGTGCTGACCCGCGACGGCCGGGCCGTCGGCGTCGAACTGGCCGACGGCCTGGTTGCTGCCGATCACGTGGTGCTCTGCGGCGGCTGGCGCAGCGCGGCGGCCGTGGATGCCTCCGCGGCGTTGCCCGACGTGCGTCCGGTCAAGGGTGAGCTCATCGACCTGGAGCTTCCCGCACCAGCCGTGACGAGCACGGTGCGGGCGGTTGTCGACCGCGTGCCGGTCTATCTGGTGCCCCACGACGACACGCGGCTGACCGTCGGTGCCACGAGCACCGACGTCGGCGCCGACACCGCCCCGACAGTGCGGGCCGCGCTCGAACTGCTCAGCGCCGCAACGACTCTCGTGCCAGAGCTGCGTGACGCGCGGATCGCCGCGCACCGCGTCGGTCTGCGCCCGGCAAGCGCGGACAACCACCCGTCGATGGGCGTCTCGCCGATGCCCGGGCTCATCCTCGCCACCGGTCACTATCGGCACGGCTTCCTGCTCGCGCCGCTGACCGCATCCATCGTCGCCGACAGCGTCATGGCGGCACGCACCGAAGGAGACTCATGA
- a CDS encoding DHA2 family efflux MFS transporter permease subunit, giving the protein MTAPSADEELTRRRRLGILAICCLSLFIVGVDTTAVNLALPAIGRDLSASASQLQWVIDAYTLVLASLLMLSGSTADRLGRRKVFQIGLLIFGVGSLLCSLAQDPGMLIAARILQAVGGSMLNPVAMSIITNTFRDPRERAQAIGMWGGVVGLSMALGPVIGGALVDAVGWRAIFWLNLPVVVAAIVLTALFVPESRADRMRRLDPVGQLLVIVALATVTYAIIEGRELGWTSVPVLGCVAVAVAAGAALASYELRRREPLLDPRFFRSMPFSGAVFSAVIGMCAFAGFLFLNTLYLQDVRGMSPLQAGLMTLPMAIAMAIFSPVSGQLVGSRGPRLPMGLAGVGVGVSGLLLLGTDNSTSLWYLGVAYVLFGVGVGFINAPITNAAVSGMPRAQAGVAAGIASTSRQVGTSLGVAVLPAIALGNLEGDLTTGLAAASRGAWVVVALCGIALVAIAFAVTSARALRTRDRVAAELGAS; this is encoded by the coding sequence GTGACGGCCCCATCGGCGGACGAGGAGCTCACCCGGCGGCGGCGCCTCGGCATCCTCGCGATCTGCTGCCTCAGTCTCTTCATCGTCGGCGTCGACACGACGGCGGTCAATCTCGCGCTGCCGGCGATCGGTCGCGATCTGTCCGCCAGCGCGAGCCAGCTGCAGTGGGTGATCGACGCCTACACGCTCGTGCTCGCCAGTCTGCTGATGCTCTCCGGCTCGACCGCAGACCGGCTCGGACGGCGCAAGGTCTTCCAGATCGGTCTGCTGATCTTCGGCGTCGGGTCGCTGCTCTGCTCCCTGGCCCAGGACCCGGGCATGCTGATCGCCGCCCGCATACTGCAGGCAGTCGGCGGTTCGATGCTCAACCCGGTGGCGATGTCCATCATCACCAACACTTTCCGCGACCCGCGCGAGCGTGCGCAGGCGATCGGCATGTGGGGCGGAGTCGTGGGGCTGAGCATGGCGCTGGGTCCGGTGATCGGCGGCGCCCTCGTCGACGCCGTGGGCTGGCGGGCGATCTTCTGGCTCAACCTGCCGGTGGTCGTCGCCGCGATCGTGCTCACAGCGCTGTTCGTGCCCGAGTCGCGGGCCGACCGGATGCGGCGCCTGGACCCCGTCGGCCAGCTCCTGGTGATCGTCGCCCTCGCGACCGTCACCTACGCGATCATCGAGGGCCGCGAGCTCGGCTGGACGTCGGTGCCGGTGCTGGGGTGCGTCGCCGTGGCGGTGGCCGCCGGAGCGGCGCTTGCGTCATACGAACTGCGGAGGAGGGAGCCGCTGCTCGACCCCCGCTTCTTCCGCAGCATGCCGTTCAGTGGAGCGGTGTTCAGCGCGGTGATCGGGATGTGCGCGTTTGCCGGGTTCCTCTTCCTGAACACCCTTTATCTGCAAGACGTTCGGGGTATGTCGCCGCTGCAGGCCGGCCTGATGACATTGCCGATGGCGATCGCGATGGCGATCTTCTCACCGGTGTCCGGTCAGCTCGTCGGCTCACGCGGCCCGCGCCTGCCGATGGGCCTGGCCGGCGTCGGAGTCGGGGTGAGCGGGTTGCTCCTGCTCGGCACCGACAACTCGACCTCGTTGTGGTATCTCGGCGTCGCCTATGTGTTGTTCGGCGTCGGCGTCGGCTTCATCAACGCACCGATCACCAATGCCGCGGTGTCCGGCATGCCGCGCGCGCAGGCGGGTGTCGCGGCCGGGATCGCATCGACCAGCCGCCAGGTCGGCACGTCGCTCGGCGTCGCCGTGCTGCCCGCGATCGCGCTCGGCAACCTCGAGGGAGATCTGACGACCGGCCTCGCCGCGGCGTCCCGCGGGGCCTGGGTGGTGGTTGCTCTCTGCGGGATTGCCTTGGTGGCAATCGCTTTCGCGGTCACCAGTGCGCGGGCGCTGCGGACCCGTGACCGGGTGGCCGCGGAGCTCGGCGCATCGTGA
- the thiS gene encoding sulfur carrier protein ThiS, producing the protein MMADTFRLNGEERPLPAEATVSRMLASEGWDGAWFAVALDGAVVPSSQWHSTTVAPGAEVEIVRPAQGG; encoded by the coding sequence ATGATGGCCGACACCTTCCGCCTGAACGGCGAGGAGCGACCGTTGCCCGCCGAGGCCACGGTCAGCCGCATGCTGGCGTCGGAGGGGTGGGACGGTGCGTGGTTCGCCGTGGCTCTGGACGGCGCAGTGGTCCCGTCCTCGCAATGGCACTCCACCACGGTCGCCCCCGGCGCCGAGGTCGAGATCGTCCGTCCCGCGCAAGGTGGCTGA
- a CDS encoding ABC transporter ATP-binding protein — protein MASVYFDGATRVHKGNNRPSVDGVTLDIEDGEFLVLVGPSGCGKSTTLRMLAGLEPVDGGRVLIDGHDQKGVRPRDRDVAMVFQSYALYPNMTAEENMAFALRNAGVSKAEAHERVLEAAKILELEPLLGRKPGQLSGGQRQRVAMGRAIVRNPKVFCMDEPLSNLDAKLRVSTRAQIAALQRRLGVTTVYVTHDQVEAMTMGHRVAVLKEGVLQQVDTPETLYERPVNTFVAGFIGSPAINLLDADVRDGRAELLGASVPLDRARIGDAGRVTLGIRPESWTVASELEKNAIPLRVELVESLGAEVFVYGRPDGDPDGPRITVRLPKSGRPETGDLIRISPVAGELHLFDAATGDRR, from the coding sequence ATGGCATCGGTTTACTTCGACGGGGCGACCCGGGTGCACAAGGGGAACAACCGTCCCTCGGTCGACGGCGTCACGCTGGACATCGAGGACGGTGAGTTCCTGGTGCTGGTCGGCCCGTCCGGCTGCGGGAAGTCCACCACGTTGCGCATGCTCGCCGGCCTCGAGCCGGTGGACGGCGGCCGGGTGCTCATCGACGGGCACGACCAGAAGGGCGTGCGGCCGCGCGACCGCGACGTCGCGATGGTCTTCCAGAGCTACGCGCTCTATCCCAACATGACGGCCGAGGAGAACATGGCGTTCGCCCTGCGCAACGCCGGAGTGAGCAAGGCCGAGGCGCACGAGCGCGTCCTGGAGGCGGCGAAGATCCTGGAGCTGGAGCCGCTGCTCGGGCGCAAACCGGGGCAGCTGTCCGGCGGGCAGCGGCAGCGCGTGGCGATGGGGCGCGCGATCGTGCGCAACCCCAAGGTCTTCTGCATGGACGAGCCGCTGTCCAATCTCGACGCCAAGTTGCGCGTGTCGACCCGCGCCCAAATCGCAGCACTGCAAAGGCGATTGGGCGTCACGACTGTCTACGTCACGCACGACCAGGTTGAGGCGATGACGATGGGTCACCGGGTCGCGGTCCTCAAGGAGGGCGTGCTGCAACAGGTGGACACACCGGAGACGCTCTACGAGCGACCGGTCAACACCTTCGTCGCCGGATTCATCGGCTCTCCCGCGATCAACCTGCTCGACGCCGACGTGCGCGACGGTAGGGCGGAGCTGCTCGGTGCGAGCGTGCCGCTGGACCGTGCCCGGATCGGCGACGCCGGCCGGGTGACGCTCGGCATCCGGCCGGAGTCGTGGACCGTCGCGTCGGAGCTGGAGAAGAACGCCATCCCGTTGCGGGTCGAGCTGGTGGAATCGCTCGGCGCGGAGGTGTTCGTCTACGGGCGGCCCGACGGCGATCCGGACGGGCCGCGCATCACGGTGCGGCTGCCCAAGAGCGGGCGTCCGGAGACCGGCGACCTGATCCGCATCTCGCCGGTGGCGGGGGAGTTGCACCTCTTCGACGCCGCAACCGGCGACCGGAGGTAG
- a CDS encoding MarR family winged helix-turn-helix transcriptional regulator, producing the protein MLPDGLQGDGRDAWREFLRVSRLMDDHLSALLHQEPVSTGEFGVLIGLAELGDSARMSDLAGHVLMSPSHLSHRAARLERKGLLRRTKSPDDGRETYAELTAQGRALIDRLLPPYAAAIEEKFLAHFSDRQRKDLATWMRRVD; encoded by the coding sequence ATGCTGCCCGACGGCCTGCAGGGAGACGGACGCGACGCCTGGCGCGAGTTCCTGCGCGTTTCCCGCCTCATGGACGATCACCTCAGCGCGCTGCTGCACCAAGAGCCAGTCAGCACAGGGGAATTCGGGGTGCTGATCGGTCTCGCGGAGCTTGGCGACAGCGCCCGGATGTCCGACCTGGCCGGGCACGTCCTGATGTCGCCGAGCCACCTGTCGCATCGCGCGGCACGCCTGGAGCGCAAGGGCCTGTTGCGGCGCACCAAGTCCCCCGACGACGGCCGGGAGACCTACGCGGAGCTGACCGCGCAGGGCCGGGCCCTCATCGACCGGTTGCTGCCGCCATACGCCGCCGCCATCGAGGAGAAGTTTCTGGCCCACTTCTCCGACCGGCAGCGCAAGGACCTCGCCACCTGGATGCGCCGGGTCGACTGA
- a CDS encoding MarR family winged helix-turn-helix transcriptional regulator — translation MRTTKITPIAVWLGLMALVMDHKGLAQTLLQDEMAMPWSRFRLLRRIEDHARTQRELAEMMHVDAPAVSVIVGDLVERGYAERVASDTDGRVRLVHITDAGRALLERLRDLPGVLPAPIAALSAAERRELARLIDKMRAAVDQ, via the coding sequence ATGCGCACAACTAAAATCACCCCGATCGCCGTCTGGCTGGGCCTGATGGCGCTCGTGATGGATCACAAGGGTCTCGCGCAGACGCTGCTGCAGGACGAGATGGCCATGCCGTGGAGCCGCTTCCGGCTGCTGCGGCGCATCGAGGATCACGCCCGCACGCAGCGGGAACTCGCCGAGATGATGCATGTCGACGCGCCGGCGGTGTCCGTGATCGTCGGAGACCTGGTCGAGCGCGGCTACGCCGAGCGGGTCGCGAGCGACACCGACGGCCGGGTGCGGCTGGTGCACATCACCGATGCCGGCCGTGCGCTCCTGGAGCGGTTGCGCGACCTTCCGGGGGTGCTGCCGGCGCCGATCGCAGCACTGTCCGCCGCCGAGCGTCGTGAGCTGGCGCGGCTGATCGACAAGATGCGGGCGGCGGTCGACCAGTGA
- a CDS encoding thiazole synthase: MTSDTWEFSGRNLTSRLLLGSGGVSSAAVLSACIAESGTDVVTVSMRRAGASATSGLLPAIQAAGVEVLPNTAGCRTAREAVLTAQLAREALRTDWVKLEVIADDRTLLPDVLELVDAAEQLVDDGFRVLPYTTDDLVVARRLRDVGCAAVMPLGSPIGSGLGIRNPHAIELICGEIELPVVLDAGLGTASDAALAMELGCSAVLLATAVTRAERPELMAAAMRDAVRAGRAAHDAGRIPRSSLARASSPTTGMVGR; encoded by the coding sequence ATGACCTCGGACACCTGGGAGTTCTCGGGTCGCAATCTCACCAGCCGGCTACTGCTCGGGTCGGGTGGCGTCTCGTCGGCGGCGGTCCTGTCCGCATGCATCGCCGAGAGTGGCACCGACGTCGTCACCGTGTCCATGCGTCGGGCCGGCGCCTCGGCCACGAGTGGTCTGCTTCCCGCCATACAGGCAGCGGGCGTGGAGGTGCTGCCCAACACCGCCGGTTGCCGCACCGCGCGCGAGGCGGTGCTCACCGCGCAACTCGCGCGGGAGGCGTTGCGGACCGACTGGGTCAAGCTCGAGGTGATCGCCGACGACCGCACGCTGCTGCCCGATGTGCTCGAACTCGTCGACGCCGCAGAGCAACTCGTGGACGACGGCTTCCGAGTGCTGCCCTACACCACGGACGACCTCGTGGTCGCCCGTCGGCTGCGCGACGTCGGCTGCGCGGCAGTCATGCCGCTCGGCTCGCCCATCGGCTCCGGGCTCGGCATCCGCAATCCGCACGCGATCGAGCTGATCTGCGGCGAGATCGAGCTCCCGGTCGTGCTCGACGCCGGTCTCGGCACGGCATCCGACGCGGCACTGGCCATGGAGCTGGGCTGCTCCGCGGTGCTACTGGCGACCGCCGTCACCCGCGCCGAGCGTCCCGAGCTGATGGCGGCGGCGATGCGTGACGCGGTCCGCGCCGGTCGCGCGGCGCACGACGCGGGCCGCATCCCGAGAAGCTCTCTCGCGCGGGCATCCTCACCGACCACCGGGATGGTCGGCAGGTGA
- a CDS encoding lipoyl protein ligase domain-containing protein has translation MRGEYKVPGGKLVAVDVEVESGRLARVSVSGDFFLEPDDALEDIDAALTGLPADASVDQLSAAITGALDPAVQLIGFNADAIGVAVRRALGKATGWDDHTFDVIPATTLPPVEHVALDEVIAHEVAAGTRRPTLRFWDWDSPLVVIGSFQSYRNEIDSDGAAKYGIDVVRRISGGGAMFMEPGNTITYSLVVPSSMVEGLSFERSYAFLDEWVMTALAEVGINAHYVPLNDIASEKGKIGGAAQKRFADGAVLHHVTMAYDIDADKMLEVLRIGREKMSDKGTKSANKRVDPMRSQTGMARDAIIDSFRTSFLAHYASAESSYTDDELARARTLVAEKFGTPEWTHRVP, from the coding sequence ATGCGTGGTGAATACAAGGTCCCGGGCGGCAAACTCGTCGCGGTCGACGTCGAAGTCGAATCCGGGCGTCTGGCAAGGGTTTCGGTGTCGGGTGACTTCTTCCTCGAGCCGGACGACGCACTCGAGGACATCGACGCAGCGCTGACCGGGTTGCCGGCCGACGCCTCCGTCGACCAGCTCTCCGCCGCCATCACCGGCGCGCTCGACCCGGCCGTGCAGCTGATCGGGTTCAACGCCGACGCCATCGGAGTTGCCGTGCGGCGTGCTCTCGGCAAGGCGACCGGCTGGGACGACCACACCTTCGACGTCATCCCGGCGACCACACTGCCGCCGGTCGAACACGTCGCGCTCGACGAGGTGATCGCCCACGAGGTGGCGGCCGGGACGCGCCGCCCGACCCTGCGCTTCTGGGACTGGGACTCACCGCTGGTGGTGATCGGGTCGTTCCAGAGCTACCGCAACGAGATCGACTCCGATGGTGCCGCGAAGTACGGAATCGACGTGGTGCGAAGGATTTCCGGAGGTGGCGCGATGTTCATGGAGCCGGGCAACACGATCACCTACTCACTCGTCGTGCCATCGTCGATGGTCGAGGGGCTGAGCTTCGAGCGGTCCTATGCCTTCCTCGACGAGTGGGTGATGACCGCGCTGGCCGAGGTCGGCATCAACGCCCACTACGTGCCGCTCAACGACATCGCGTCGGAGAAGGGCAAGATCGGCGGAGCCGCGCAGAAGCGGTTCGCCGACGGTGCCGTGCTGCACCACGTGACGATGGCCTACGACATCGACGCCGACAAGATGCTGGAGGTGCTGCGCATCGGCCGGGAGAAGATGTCGGACAAGGGCACCAAGAGCGCGAACAAGAGGGTCGACCCCATGCGTTCGCAGACCGGTATGGCGCGGGACGCGATCATCGACAGCTTCCGCACGTCGTTCCTCGCCCACTACGCGAGTGCCGAATCGTCATACACCGACGACGAACTCGCCCGCGCTCGCACCCTGGTGGCGGAGAAGTTCGGCACCCCGGAGTGGACCCATCGGGTGCCGTGA
- a CDS encoding thiamine phosphate synthase, producing MPSLMLVTDRRQVGRRRLTDVVGACVAGGIRNVFLRERDLPQAEYDEVLATMRRDIADRAAIFTRSPDPRAAGCQLSSSDRLPSPRPPIVGRSAHDADELRRAIDEGLDYVFAGPYAESASKPGHGPALGARGIEAFVRLPGAPPVIAIGGVRPADAPDIASAGGHGIAVMGPLMRATDPTDLAAEYSRAAAVFVGVPHPSEPM from the coding sequence GTGCCGTCCCTGATGTTGGTCACCGACCGGCGACAGGTTGGCCGCCGGCGGCTTACCGACGTCGTCGGCGCGTGCGTGGCCGGCGGCATACGCAACGTGTTCCTGCGTGAGCGCGATCTGCCGCAGGCGGAGTACGACGAAGTCCTTGCCACAATGCGGCGCGACATCGCGGACCGGGCAGCGATCTTCACCCGTTCGCCCGATCCGCGCGCAGCCGGCTGCCAGCTCAGCTCGTCGGACCGTCTCCCGTCGCCCCGGCCGCCGATCGTCGGCCGCTCGGCGCACGACGCCGACGAGCTGCGTCGCGCGATCGACGAGGGCCTCGACTACGTCTTTGCCGGTCCTTACGCCGAGTCGGCGTCGAAACCCGGCCACGGACCCGCGCTCGGTGCACGGGGCATCGAAGCCTTCGTCCGCCTCCCCGGCGCGCCACCCGTGATCGCGATCGGCGGCGTGCGTCCCGCGGATGCACCGGACATCGCCTCTGCGGGCGGACACGGGATCGCCGTGATGGGCCCGCTCATGCGGGCAACCGACCCGACCGACCTCGCCGCCGAATACAGCAGAGCTGCAGCCGTTTTCGTCGGCGTGCCTCATCCGTCAGAGCCCATGTGA
- a CDS encoding cation:proton antiporter, which translates to MVEGLTFLLLGIGLLLGVVLPNLVAGRAISAPLVLVAFGGLIGLLPFPDGVSLSPLDHPEITQHISEITVLIALTGVGLALDRPLTWARSTWRRWSTTWRLIFIAMPLTIAATAWLGWWVAGLAPATALLLAAALAPTDPVLAADVQVEGPTTDQHPDELDEEDEVRFALTSEAGLNDGAAFPFLYAAIAVLAGGSIWSWAPQWIAWDLIARTVIGVVVGWIVGMALARIAFRAPKNLRVSRLGDPLLVVAAPFISYGLGEIAQGWAFLSVFVCAVTMRSADPTHEYHEAMHGVIERLERLFTLVMLLLIGASLTNGLLGDLTLSGAAIGVLLVFVVRPVVAWISLWQRKAQDFSGPGHLGPRERIAVAFFGVRGIGTIYYLAYATAHHDFPGSDRLWSIAAFTIALSVVVHGVAASPMVGRLDRMRGAAAA; encoded by the coding sequence GTGGTTGAGGGCCTCACCTTCCTGCTGCTCGGCATCGGCTTGTTGCTCGGTGTCGTGCTGCCCAATCTCGTGGCGGGCCGGGCGATCTCGGCGCCGCTGGTCCTGGTCGCCTTCGGCGGCCTGATCGGTCTGCTGCCCTTCCCGGACGGTGTGTCGCTCTCTCCGCTGGACCACCCCGAGATCACCCAGCACATCTCCGAGATCACCGTGCTGATCGCGCTCACCGGCGTCGGCCTCGCGCTCGACCGCCCTCTCACCTGGGCGAGGTCGACCTGGCGGCGGTGGTCGACGACCTGGCGGCTGATCTTCATCGCGATGCCGCTGACCATCGCGGCGACCGCGTGGCTCGGTTGGTGGGTGGCCGGCCTCGCGCCGGCGACGGCGTTGCTGCTCGCCGCGGCCCTGGCCCCGACCGATCCGGTGCTCGCCGCCGACGTGCAGGTCGAAGGGCCCACCACCGACCAGCACCCGGACGAGCTCGACGAGGAGGACGAGGTGCGCTTCGCGCTCACCTCCGAGGCCGGCCTCAACGACGGCGCGGCCTTCCCGTTCCTGTACGCCGCGATCGCGGTGCTGGCCGGCGGCTCGATCTGGTCCTGGGCGCCGCAGTGGATCGCGTGGGACCTGATCGCACGGACCGTGATCGGCGTCGTCGTCGGCTGGATCGTCGGTATGGCGTTGGCACGCATCGCATTCCGCGCGCCGAAGAACCTGCGCGTCTCCCGGCTGGGCGACCCGCTCCTCGTGGTCGCCGCTCCGTTCATCTCCTACGGACTGGGCGAGATCGCCCAGGGCTGGGCGTTCCTGTCGGTCTTCGTGTGCGCGGTCACGATGCGCTCGGCGGACCCGACCCACGAATACCACGAGGCCATGCACGGTGTGATCGAGCGGCTCGAGCGGCTCTTCACGCTCGTCATGCTGCTGCTGATCGGCGCCTCGCTGACCAACGGCCTGCTCGGCGACCTGACGCTGTCCGGCGCCGCGATCGGCGTGCTGCTGGTCTTCGTCGTACGGCCGGTGGTGGCGTGGATCTCGTTGTGGCAGCGCAAGGCCCAGGACTTCTCGGGTCCCGGCCACCTCGGTCCCCGCGAGCGGATCGCAGTTGCCTTCTTCGGCGTGCGCGGCATCGGCACCATCTACTACCTGGCCTATGCGACCGCACACCACGACTTCCCGGGCAGCGACCGCCTGTGGTCCATCGCGGCCTTCACGATCGCGTTGTCCGTCGTAGTGCACGGCGTTGCCGCGAGCCCGATGGTCGGGCGCCTCGACCGGATGCGAGGCGCGGCAGCCGCCTGA
- a CDS encoding MFS transporter — MSTVAERNTQSLRIGRAHPWRIPVLVAAVVIAGLAARSPITAVGPLGDRIGNAYGLSPTAIGALTTVTMVVFMLCSPFSTTLGRRWGIEIAIVAGFALSAVGVGLRTYPAAWALYAGTVLLAAGLCLPNVLLPMVIRRDFPGSVGTMTAVYTSMMTVGGALGSWTALPLTRLWGWHAGLAGIGVVAVLAALAWAPFEREHHRPGPDDQPTGRSWRRALGWQVSLFFGMQSLLFYSSVAWLVPILVSKGLTTGSAATLLSLFTLIGLLPAMLVPPLASRATDQVAVAAGIGALQILGALGIVLLTGPALVVAVLVTGIGLGAGMPLGFAFFGLRTRDGHSAGDLAGMAQCVGYGVAALGPVVMGLLHQWTGDWGLAPWFLVLVGGGTLALGMLSGRRRLL; from the coding sequence ATGAGCACTGTCGCGGAGCGCAACACCCAGAGTCTGCGGATCGGCCGAGCACACCCCTGGCGCATCCCTGTGCTCGTCGCGGCGGTCGTGATCGCCGGCCTTGCGGCTCGATCGCCCATCACGGCGGTGGGTCCGCTCGGCGATCGCATCGGCAACGCCTATGGACTGTCACCGACCGCGATCGGGGCCCTGACGACGGTCACGATGGTCGTCTTCATGCTCTGCTCTCCGTTCTCGACGACACTCGGCCGGCGATGGGGCATCGAGATTGCGATCGTCGCCGGCTTCGCGCTCAGCGCCGTGGGCGTCGGGCTGCGCACCTACCCCGCCGCCTGGGCGCTGTATGCCGGCACCGTGCTGCTCGCCGCAGGCCTCTGCCTGCCGAACGTGTTGCTGCCCATGGTGATCCGGCGTGACTTCCCGGGATCGGTCGGCACCATGACCGCCGTCTACACCTCGATGATGACCGTCGGTGGCGCCCTCGGCTCGTGGACGGCGTTGCCGCTGACCCGGCTGTGGGGCTGGCACGCCGGGCTTGCCGGCATCGGCGTCGTCGCCGTGCTGGCGGCCTTGGCGTGGGCACCCTTCGAGCGCGAGCACCACCGGCCGGGTCCGGATGACCAGCCGACCGGACGCAGCTGGCGCAGAGCGCTCGGCTGGCAGGTATCGCTCTTCTTCGGCATGCAGTCGCTGCTGTTCTACTCCTCGGTCGCCTGGCTCGTGCCGATCCTCGTCAGCAAGGGACTGACGACCGGGTCAGCGGCCACGCTGCTCAGCCTCTTCACGCTGATCGGGCTGTTGCCCGCGATGCTCGTGCCGCCACTCGCCTCCCGCGCGACCGACCAGGTCGCGGTCGCCGCCGGCATCGGCGCGCTGCAGATCCTCGGCGCGCTCGGCATCGTCCTGCTCACCGGACCCGCTCTGGTGGTCGCCGTGCTCGTCACCGGCATCGGCCTCGGCGCCGGAATGCCGCTCGGTTTCGCGTTCTTCGGGCTTCGCACCCGCGACGGTCACTCCGCCGGCGACCTGGCCGGCATGGCGCAGTGCGTCGGCTACGGCGTCGCGGCGCTCGGTCCGGTGGTCATGGGTCTGTTGCACCAGTGGACCGGCGACTGGGGCCTCGCACCGTGGTTCCTCGTGCTCGTCGGCGGCGGCACGCTGGCCCTGGGTATGCTCTCCGGACGTCGCCGCCTGCTCTGA